In Nicotiana tabacum cultivar K326 chromosome 17, ASM71507v2, whole genome shotgun sequence, one DNA window encodes the following:
- the LOC107802626 gene encoding COP1-interacting protein 7-like, producing the protein MDSRTLLDYALLKLTPTRTRCDLVVFSGGKSEKLASGLVEPFISHLQFAKDQIPKGGYSITMRPPSTHAYWFTKSTFQRFVRFVSTPEILERFMRLEREISQIESSIQSNECSNGNSEEGSSPANSETTRRSNDSFKAKSETEEANNAAPKENSKIRLQRLMDTRKALLRKEQAMAYARATVAGFEIDQLDDLLQFANSFGALRLREACVDFKELYKQKHTDGQWMDEVAAMKACSPAELSYLGNQGVILAYDNSGSLDSSDSKESTNSNGVRDENLPASEPSMSAKAQMQMPWQNQIPPYMYNFHGPAQQIPYAGMHPLQYYPAHMQWPQSVNGSTNGPVRDSRRRSKKEKEHDSLEDDEQTESSASDSGTDSDEVRKHEKNHSSRENSHTKKHKKKSSKTVVIRNINYITSNRKNEEKDGSSYDSSSAESLLLDEDSIKEQVDDAVAILEKRRNSRARRNKNESNGYGETDLNEGVSPKTSEKAKGNEAWGAFQNILMSCEESSMNGVSDPLNFQDEGCGIKNSGDGVSFKISNGAELGSEKVRREHLTTDDSLLMTKNHEQSGTKVSMVDFANGEDMRPSLKKGVCEDEHLLFSHKEPSGGSALGTLSDFGAESSTIRNSKGEDWFVVNHSGSSETQEAKQIIFDNDSSTSMQKSSSHTESERAAPIDDSFMVQSQPSFDDHYNSQWKTDISMDADMLAAENADPVASKAKVCTSAASQPDDLCVVLARDPSLDPVEASWQPQLDFGIEASFMGIEKKSSAVEVNSSTEENAPAKSKGTSKKEGPAKTGKDARSKVSGGSLSRSRIDALAKSKKMSPSNKLTTQKSKLDREEEMRKRMEELVIERQKRIAERTAAKGSGSAASKKVPAGSKTVSSKISTSSKVHTLPVQVKH; encoded by the exons ATGGATTCCAGGACCCTTCTTGATTATGCTCTGTTGAAGCTTACCCCAACTAGAACAAG ATGTGATCTTGTGGTGTTTTCTGGGGGAAAAAGTGAGAAATTGGCTTCTGGGTTGGTGGAACCCTTCATTTCTCACTTGCAATTTGCTAAAGATCAGATTCCAAAAGGTGGCTATTCAATCACTATGCGTCCACCCTCTACTCATGCCTACTGGTTCACCAAATCCACATTCCAAAG ATTTGTACGCTTCGTAAGTACACCTGAAATTCTTGAGAGGTTTATGCGTTTGGAACGAGAGATTTCACAGATCGAGAGTTCCATTCAATCCAATGAATGCTCCAATGGCAATTCAGAGGAAG GAAGCTCACCAGCTAATAGCGAGACCACGAGGAGATCAAATGATTCCTTCAAG GCAAAAAGTGAAACCGAAGAAGCTAATAATGCTGCACCAAAAGAAAACTCCAA GATTCGGCTTCAGCGTCTCATGGATACCCGAAAAGCATTACTTCGGAAAGAACAGGCCATGGCTTATGCACGTGCAACAGTTGCTGGCTTTGAGATAGACCAACTGGATGATCTACTACAGTTTGCTAATTCTTTTGGTGCCTTACGTCTTAG GGAAGCATGTGTTGACTTCAAGGAACTTTACAAGCAAAAGCACACAGATGGCCAATGGATGGATGAGGTGGCTGCAATGAAGGCATGCTCCCCAGCAGAGCTGTCCTACTTGGGAAATCAAGGTGTTATTCTTGCATATGACAATAGTGGCTCTTTGGATAGTTCTGACTCGaaggaatcaacaaattcaaatggTGTCAGAG ATGAGAATCTTCCTGCATCAGAGCCGTCCATGTCAGCAAAAGCTCAGATGCAGATGCCATGGCAGAATCAGATTCCTCCGTATATgtacaactttcatggtccagcTCAACAGATTCCTTATGCTGGCATGCATCCTTTACAGTATTATCCAGCACATATGCAGTGGCCACAAAGTGTAAATGGCTCAACCAATGGTCCTGTTCGAGACTCTCGCAGACGatcaaagaaggagaaagaacATGACAgtttagaagatgatgaacaaaCTGAGTCCAGTGCCTCTGATTCTGGAACTGATTCAGATGAAGTTAGGAAGCATGAGAAAAACCATTCTTCAAGGGAGAACTCACATACTAAAAAACAcaagaagaaatcctcaaaaaCAGTTGTAATCCGCAATATCAATTATATCACTTCCAATAGAAAGAATGAGGAAAAGGATGGTTCCTCTTATGATTCTTCTTCAGCTGAATCTCTTTTACTCGATGAAGATTCTATTAAAGAGCAGGTAGATGATGCTGTTGCAATACTGGAGAAACGTCGCAACTCAAGAGCACGAAGGAACAAGAATGAATCAAATGGTTATGGCGAAACGGACCTAAATGAGGGTGTGTCGCCAAAGACATCTGAGAAAGCAAAAGGAAATGAGGCATGGGGTGCATTCCAGAATATTCTGATGAGTTGTGAGGAGTCAAGTATGAATGGGGTAAGCGATCCTTTGAACTTCCAGGATGAAGGCTGTGGGATAAAAAATTCTGGTGACGGGGTTTCATTCAAAATTAGCAATGGTGCGGAATTGGGATCTGAGAAGGTCAGAAGAGAGCATCTGACAACTGATGATTCTCTTCTCATGACTAAAAATCATGAACAAAGTGGCACAAAGgttagcatggtagattttgcCAATGGTGAGGATATGCGGCCAAGTTTGAAGAAAGGAGTTTGTGAAGATGAGCATCTTCTATTTTCGCACAAAGAACCATCAGGGGGAAGTGCATTGGGAACTCTGTCTGATTTTGGTGCTGAATCCTCCACTATTAGAAATAGTAAGGGGGAAGATTGGTTTGTTGTCAACCACTCTGGCAGTTCAGAAACTCAAGAGGCTAAGCAAATAATATTTGACAATGACAGTAGCACGTCAATGCAGAAAAGTTCCTCTCACACCGAAAGTGAAAGAGCTGCTCCGATTGATGATTCTTTCATGGTACAATCTCAACCATCTTTTGATGATCATTATAACTCTCAGTGGAAAACAGATATTAGCATGGACGCAGACATGCTTGCCGCAGAAAACGCTGATCCAGTTGCATCAAAAGCCAAGGTTTGTACATCTGCGGCCAGTCAACCTGATGACCTCTGTGTGGTGCTTGCAAGAGACCCAAGTTTGGATCCCGTTGAGGCATCTTGGCAACCACAGTTGGATTTTGGGATTGAAGCTTCTTTCATGGGAATTGAGAAAAAATCTTCTGCTGTTGAGGTAAATAGTTCTACTGAAGAAAATGCTCCTGCAAAAAGTAAAGGCACAAGTAAGAAGGAAGGTCCTGCAAAGACCGGAAAAGATGCAAGGTCTAAAGTCTCCGGGGGATCCTTGTCAAGGAGCAGGATTGATGCTTTAGCGAAGAGCAAGAAGATGTCTCCTTCTAACAAGCTGACAACCCAGAAGAGTAAATTAGATCGG GAGGAAGAAATGCGCAAGAGAATGGAAGAATTAGTGATTGAGAGACAGAAAAGAATCGCGGAAAGAACAGCAGCTAAGGGTTCAGGTTCAGCAGCTTCCAAGAAAGTGCCAGCAGGAAGTAAGACAGTTTCCTCAAAGATATCAACTTCATCCAAAGTTCACACATTACCAGTACAGGTCAAGCACTAA